CCGCGTCAGCCGTGCGCGCGCAGGAAGGCGTCGATCTCGCGGGCCAGGAACACGGGCCGCTCGTCGTGGATGGAGTGCCCGGTGTCCGTCAGCAGGTAGCAGCGGCCGAGCCGGTGGAGCTGGTCGAGGTTCTTCGCGAGCAGGTCGGTCGCGGCGTAGATGTCGGCGAAGTCGAACGCGTCCTTCTGCCCGGTCAGGAGCAGCGAGCGCATCTTCTGGCCGATGAGGTGATAGCGCGGCAGCGCCCCCGCCTTGGTCGGCGTGCGGAAGCTGAACAGGAGCTGCTCGTAGGCGAGCCGCCAGGTGAAGCGGCGGTAGTGCTCGCCGTAGACCTCTTGCCGGGAGACGCGCGCGGCGTCGATGTAGGCCTGCTGCATCTTCACGCCGTCGTGGACCCAGTCGCTGCGCCACCACATCTGCGCGGTCTTCGGCTTGATGTTGCAGATGTTCTTGTCGAAGTTCTGGAAGAAGAACTGCTTGCGCGCGTTCGCGCCGTCCTCGGCCATCGTCGCCTGGCCGTAGGTCGTGTTCGGGCCCTGGTCCTTGAACAGATCGCCCTTGACCGGGCTCCAGACGCTGGCCGGAGACCACGCGACGATGCGCGGCGGGATCCAGGGCGAGCGGCCGGTCAGCGCCAGCCGCAGCGACATGTTGCCCCCCAGGCTGCCGCCCGCGGTGCAGGCGATCCGCGCGCGCACGCCCGGCACCTCGGCCTCGAGTGTGTCGACGAAGTTGGCGACGAAGTCGTCCAGGAAGTCGAGGAAGCCGAAGGGGCCGAAGTCGGTCGTGATCTTGGCGTTCACGTCGAGCATGGGGAGCTGGCCGGACGCGTCCGCGAGATCGATGCGCTGCGAGTAGCCGCTCGAGGGGAAGTCGAACGCGACGATGGCCGTGTCGCCGAGCCGGGTCAGCTCCGCGCCCGCGCGGTCGGCCTCCTCGAGCCGCGAGCCGAGGCCGTGCATCCAGAGCACGACGCGCTTGGCGTTCGCGACGTCCCCGATGAAGCTCGTGCGGATCCGGAGCGGCGCGAGGTTGCCCATCGGCACGCGCAGATCGCGCTGCGGGTTGTCGGTGACCTCGTTGTTGACCGGGCGGTGCGGGGGATCGACCTCCGCGCAGACGCCGATCCAGGTCTGGAGCTCTGGGTGGGCCGCGCGCAGCGTCGCTCGCTCGGCGCCGCCGAGCGGGAGGAGCCGCGCGACGAGCGTGGCCCGCGCGAGCGACTTCTCCGCCGCCGCGCGCACCTTCGCCGACCCGGGCGCGCCGCCGATCTTCTGGATCACCGCGTCGAGGCTGGGCGGGCCCTGGCTCCAGGACCGCCACGCGTGCGCGCCCGTGACCGCGAGATCGCTCATCGCCTGCCCGAGCGCGTCGCTGTTCGGGCCCACGTCCATCCGCGTGCGCGCGGCGGCGGCGAGGGACTCGAGCGGGTCCCGCTTCGCGGCGACCTTGCGCAGCGACTCGATCAGCCGGTTGTCGGTGTCGGGCTCGACCAGCGCGCTCGGCGGCGTGACGGGCACCTTCGGGATCGGGCACGGCTCCGGATCGAAGCGCTGTATGTTGCGAATCTCCATCGTTCCTCCCCTTCCTCCCGGGCGGAGGGTACCAGAGGCGACGCAAGGCGTGTTCGTGGGGGCGAGAGGGAATGGCGCCGCCCCCCTCCATCGTCCATCCTCCGCCGCATGAGCCGGACGCAGCAGCGAGCGATCCTCGTCTCCCTCTCGGCCCTCTCGGCGATGGCGTGGGCCGTCGCGTGTGGGGACGACGAAGAGGAGACCCGACCCGAGGTCACGGACGTCTCCGAGGAGGAGCCTGAAGCGGAGGCGAGCGACGAGGGGCCGGCGCCCGACGCCCGCGCGGAGCAGGTCCGGCGGGAGCTGGCCAGGACCCGCGTGCACCTGGATCTGCTCGCGCTCGCGCACCTCGCGGACGTCGAGCACCACGGGCTCTACATGGACTTCGGCACCCCGCAGCGCATGCACTGGACGATGGGGCGCTGGCACAACGGCTTCCTGCGCGACGTCACGGCGGGGGAGCGCGA
The sequence above is drawn from the Sandaracinaceae bacterium genome and encodes:
- a CDS encoding alpha/beta hydrolase, translating into MEIRNIQRFDPEPCPIPKVPVTPPSALVEPDTDNRLIESLRKVAAKRDPLESLAAAARTRMDVGPNSDALGQAMSDLAVTGAHAWRSWSQGPPSLDAVIQKIGGAPGSAKVRAAAEKSLARATLVARLLPLGGAERATLRAAHPELQTWIGVCAEVDPPHRPVNNEVTDNPQRDLRVPMGNLAPLRIRTSFIGDVANAKRVVLWMHGLGSRLEEADRAGAELTRLGDTAIVAFDFPSSGYSQRIDLADASGQLPMLDVNAKITTDFGPFGFLDFLDDFVANFVDTLEAEVPGVRARIACTAGGSLGGNMSLRLALTGRSPWIPPRIVAWSPASVWSPVKGDLFKDQGPNTTYGQATMAEDGANARKQFFFQNFDKNICNIKPKTAQMWWRSDWVHDGVKMQQAYIDAARVSRQEVYGEHYRRFTWRLAYEQLLFSFRTPTKAGALPRYHLIGQKMRSLLLTGQKDAFDFADIYAATDLLAKNLDQLHRLGRCYLLTDTGHSIHDERPVFLAREIDAFLRAHG